From Abyssibius alkaniclasticus:
GCTGGAACTGGCATTTCTGATTGCCCGCGTCTTTGACCGGCCGCTTGAAGACGTGTTCACCTTCAAGGCCACCTAAGCGTTTTTCACACAACCGCGCCTGAAACTGCGCCGCCATCGGCAGCGCAAGAAACAGTTGCGCCCAAATTACAGGAGGCCAGCATGGCCGGACATTTCAAGAAAGACTGGGGCGTGCCGCTCGTGCTGCTGGGTCTTGGCACCCCGACAATGATTTTCGGCATTGTGAAAGCTCTGGCGCTTTACACCGCCGCCACAACCGGGGTGCTTCCCGAAATTGTCGATGCACCGCATCACTTTACCCGCCCCATCCCCATTGCGCTGCATGTGCTTGCGGGCATTGTATTTGTGCTGACCGGGCCAGTTCAGTTTGCCCATCGCATTCGCATCCGCTGGCCACGCGCGCACCGGATTTCGGGCAGGCTTTATGTGGCATCGGGGCTGGGGGTAGTCGGGGCCGGGCTTTGGATGAACCAGGTCTACCCCGCCTATGGCGGCGCGTTGAAATACTGGGGCGTTCTTGGCTTTGGCCTGCTGTTTCTTGTCAGCATCGGCATGGCCCTGCGCGCCATTTACCGCCGCGATATCCAGCGCCACCGCATCTGGATGAGTCGCGCCATCGCGCTTGGTCTGGGGCCGGGCACGCAGTTCTTTCTGGCCATCGCGCTCTTTGCCACGATCGGGATGACAGATTTTGGCATTGGCGTCATCGTTGTGCTTGGTTTTGCCATCAACCTTGCTGTTGCCGAGCGCCATATACGTAAACATCTCAGCCTGAAACTGTTGGGCGCTCCGCTTGCACACCAGGCATGACCAAGAGGGAAATTTCACATGAAAGCCGCAGTTTACCACAAGTACGGCCCGCCCGAATCCGTTAGGGTCGAGGAGGTTCCGACCCCGACCGCCAAAGCCGGCGACGTGCTGATCCGTATTCGCGCCACCACCATTTCCACCGCCGACTGGCGGGCGCGCGCCCTGATTCTGCCCAAGGGTTACGGGCCAATGGGGCGCCTGGCCTTTGGTGTGTTCGCCCCGCGCTGCAAGGTGCTTGGCCTGAGCTTTGCGGGTGATATCGTGGCGCTTGGCAAGGGCGTGACGCGGTTCAAGGTCGGCGATGCCGTATTCGGGTTTTCCGGCATGTTCAAATTCGGCTGCCATGCCGAGTTCATCGCGCTCAGGGCAAGCGGGCATATTCTGCCCAAGCCGGAATCGCTCAGCTACGCGGTTGCGGCCAGCCTGTCATTCGGCGGCACGACGGCGCTGTATTTTCTGCGCGACAAGGCCAATGTTCAACCCGGCGAGCGGGTGGTCGTGGTCGGTGCATCAGGCACGGTGGGCAGTGCCTGTGTGCAAATCGCCAAACATTTCGGCGCAAATGTAACCGGCGTATGCAGCGCCCGGAATGCCGCGCATGTTCTGGCGCTTGGCGCGGATGAGGTGATTGACTATCAGACCGAAGACCTGACCAAGCGCCGCCAGACATGGGATATTCTGGTTGATTGCGTCGGCAGCACCAGCTTTGCCACGCATAAGCACCTGTTGGCGGCGGGTGGGCGGCACTGCCTTGTGCTGTCGAGCCTCGGGGAGGCGCTGCGCGCCATCTTCAGCCGCCAGCCAGACGGGCGACGCGCGATTTCCGGCACCGGGGGCGAAAGCAACGCGGCTTTGCAACTGCTCGCCGATCTGGCGGTCAGCGGCGCGGTTGTCCCGCCGATTGACAGCGAATACCCGCTTCATGACATTGTGGCCGCGCATCGCCGCGTGGATAGCGGGCGCAAATGCGGGGCCGTGGTGGTGCTGCCCTAGCGCGGGCGCATATGGTCTTCCATATGGTAATGCGGCGGGATGTCGGGCCTGTCGCCCCGTGCCATTGCCACAAGGGCATCGGCAATAAGCGGCGCCAGTGCAAAACCCGTGCGAAACCCCCCGGTGGCGGCCAGAACGCCCGGCTGCACCCAGCCGAGCATGGGTTCGGGCCTGGGCGCGCGCGGCCGCACCCCGGCCCAACGCGCCACTATGGGTTGGGCGTGCAACGCCGGCACCAGCGCAAAGGCGCGCTGCAGCACCGTATCGAGCTGGCCATCGGTGCTGTGCGCATCGTCAAAATCCTCTTCGCTGGTGGCGCCGATCGCCACACGCCCCGAAGCATGGGCGATGATGTAGATGCCATCGGCATATAGGCTGGGCGTGCTGGGGGGCAACCCGCCCGCCAGCAGCGCCGCTTGCCCTTTCACACCGCGCATCGGGGCCATGCCGGGCCAGTTGGCCACTCCCGTTGCCAGAATGATCAGCGGCGCCGTCAGAATGCCGCTTGCGGTTTCAACCCGCCCGCTTTGCACCGCCTGCACATGCGTGTTGGCCGCAAATCTGCCGCCCGATGCACGAAATGCCGCCAGCACTGCCGCACAGGCCAGCGCCGGATCGATTCGCGCGCTCAGCGTATCCTGCACGATGCCGTAAGGGGCGGCGGCGGGGTTCAGCCAATCTGGCATCGCGCTGCGCACCAGCCAGAGACCCGCGCCTTCCCATAATTCAGCCGCGAAACCGGCGCGCTGGGGTGCAAGTTCGGCGGCACGCGCCGTGGTCAGCGGCACAATGCGCCCGGTTTGCCCATAGCCACTGGACCGCCCGCCCAGCGCCTCTACCCCGGCCCAATAGGCGGGCGCGGCACGCAGTGCGCGAAACTGTGCCGCTTTGCGGATATTCCAGTTTTCCGGCATATAGGGCGACAATGCACCAACAAGCCCGCCACTGGCCCCGGCACCGGGGCTTGCCGCACGTTCCAGCAGCAGCACGTTCTGGCCGGCCCGCGCGAAAGCAAGTGCCGCGGTCAGGC
This genomic window contains:
- a CDS encoding DUF2306 domain-containing protein, which encodes MAGHFKKDWGVPLVLLGLGTPTMIFGIVKALALYTAATTGVLPEIVDAPHHFTRPIPIALHVLAGIVFVLTGPVQFAHRIRIRWPRAHRISGRLYVASGLGVVGAGLWMNQVYPAYGGALKYWGVLGFGLLFLVSIGMALRAIYRRDIQRHRIWMSRAIALGLGPGTQFFLAIALFATIGMTDFGIGVIVVLGFAINLAVAERHIRKHLSLKLLGAPLAHQA
- a CDS encoding NAD(P)-dependent alcohol dehydrogenase; translated protein: MKAAVYHKYGPPESVRVEEVPTPTAKAGDVLIRIRATTISTADWRARALILPKGYGPMGRLAFGVFAPRCKVLGLSFAGDIVALGKGVTRFKVGDAVFGFSGMFKFGCHAEFIALRASGHILPKPESLSYAVAASLSFGGTTALYFLRDKANVQPGERVVVVGASGTVGSACVQIAKHFGANVTGVCSARNAAHVLALGADEVIDYQTEDLTKRRQTWDILVDCVGSTSFATHKHLLAAGGRHCLVLSSLGEALRAIFSRQPDGRRAISGTGGESNAALQLLADLAVSGAVVPPIDSEYPLHDIVAAHRRVDSGRKCGAVVVLP
- a CDS encoding NAD(P)/FAD-dependent oxidoreductase, which codes for MGQTSDVIVVGAGVFGLTAALAFARAGQNVLLLERAASPGAGASGGLVGALSPYMPENWNIRKAAQFRALRAAPAYWAGVEALGGRSSGYGQTGRIVPLTTARAAELAPQRAGFAAELWEGAGLWLVRSAMPDWLNPAAAPYGIVQDTLSARIDPALACAAVLAAFRASGGRFAANTHVQAVQSGRVETASGILTAPLIILATGVANWPGMAPMRGVKGQAALLAGGLPPSTPSLYADGIYIIAHASGRVAIGATSEEDFDDAHSTDGQLDTVLQRAFALVPALHAQPIVARWAGVRPRAPRPEPMLGWVQPGVLAATGGFRTGFALAPLIADALVAMARGDRPDIPPHYHMEDHMRPR